The sequence GGACGCTAAGCAGAAGGCTGAGAGATACAGGGTCTCCGAGAGGACCAAGTTCGTCGTTTCCGATGCCAGAATGATCGACGAGGTACTGAAGGGCGAGGAGTTCGACGCCGTCATAATAGTTTCCACTTCTCTTGGCTACTACGATGGCACTACCGACGAGGAGATACTGAGGAAGCTCCGATCTCTGGTGAAGGACGGAGCCATCCTGATAATAGCGAACACCCTTCACAGGGAGACCCCGGACTGGAGGTACTGTAACAGGATATTCCAGAGGTATGGATCCCTAGTCCTAATGGAGGAGAGGAAGTTCGACCCACTGTGGTCGAGATTGACGTCCAAGTGGATCATCCTGAGGGATGACGGGGAGGGCAACCTGACCAAGGAGCTCGAAGTGAATACGGAGATGAGGGTCTACACACCCACTGAGCTGGCTGAGATACTCAAGAGATCCGGTTGGGGAGTCGACTCGATATACGGGGATATAAGGAGGATGGAGAAGTTCATTCCCCCATGTACTCACCTAAGTCTGGTCGCTAAGGCCATTCAGACAGGTTAGAAGGTTCCTAACCAGCTCCCTGAACAGCTCGTAGGGATCCACCTTCAGGCCGAACCTCGATTTGACCATCTCCCATCCTTTCCCCTGAAGCACCTTGGCGATGAGCACTGAATCCTCCAGCGGGGTCAAACATTCCTTCCCGAGCCAGAAATAGTACTTGGCCACCTCGTATATCGCATCAGACGCCAACTCGTATATGTAAGTCCCCTTCACGAAGCCGAGAAGCCTGCTCCTCTGAGGATGGCTGAGCTTTAACTTTCCAGACCTTATCGGGATTTTGAGGAGGTGCCTTGCAACTAGAGGATTGAGGGGGAAGTAAACGTCGTGGAGGCTGTTGAGCAGGCGCCTCTTGAACTCCTTAACAACCTCTCCAAGCAGGTTCTTCGCCTTCCCGCTCAGAGGCTTAACCACCAGTACACTGTACTCTCCTGTGACGGGGTTCCTTCTAGGACTTATGTGGATGGGCATGTAGCCGTTCCTCATCCAGAACCTCAGCAAATCGTCGGTGGCTCCGAAGCCAGCCCCCACCCAGTCGATCCCCTTGATCTCAGCCTCCGATTCCACCTCCTCTAGGGCCCGGGTCCCGAACCCCATCCCTTGGAGGTCCGGATGGGTGGCTATCCTCACGACCCTCCAGCCCCTCAACCTGCCGAAGGACTTGAAGTCGTAGTGAAGCACCACCCTAGATGGGATCATGTGGCCCGGTATATCCCTCTGACCCCTCACCATCTCCTCCAAGACGCTGTTGGGCAGGCCACCCTCCTCCGCTATGTGTAGGCTGACGACGGGTTCTCCTCCAAGCTTGAGGACCCGAGCGAAGTGATGAGGAGCGTCCAAGAGTGTCGCGAGGTCGTTGGGCCTGTTCCTGTAGTGGGCCAGCACGTAAATCCCGTAGAACTTCCGGAGGAAGTCCTCACTTACCTTCGACAGATCCAATCCTTCGTAAATGGCTTCCTCGGGGGAACCACTTGGAGGATCGCCTGGCTCCGCGTTGAGGAGGAGGAAGTCGTATAGCCACGTCTCGACCGGATCGCCAGGTGGGTACCTTATGGGCTCCTCCATCCTCTCTTCCGCGTACGGCAGATTGGAGTTCCTCACTCTCTTGAGGAATCTCAGGGTGAAGCCCCTCCCAGCCCCCTCGTAACCGTGCACCGTGCTCGAGAAGACAGCGAACCTGCTGGTGTGGAGGACCCTGAAGAGGGTAGATATGGGAATGGCAGCGGCCTCGTCCACTACCTTCAACTTGACTGAGACCTCGGCGGCGCTGTCAGGGGTGAGGAAGAAGACGTTTCGTCCCCCGAACTTCACATCTATGATATGCCCGTTTCTGATCAGGGGCTCGTACTTGACCCCCAAGTTGTCCAAGCCCTTCATCAGGAACTCAAAGAGCGTCTGGATACCCTCCAGATTCGGGGAAGTCACCACTGCCCTCTTGATCTTCGTCTTCGTGAGTATGTAGGCGAGCGCGATCCCTATAACGGCAGACTTGCCCCTTCCCCTGTTGGCTGTCAGTATGAACGCCCTCTTCCTCTCATTGACGGCCCGTATCAAGGAGGAGAGAACCCTCTGCTGGTCTAGGGTTGCGCAAAGGTCCATCATGGGATCGCCCGTTGTCTCCGGAGGTTTCCTGTCCTGAGAGACCTTACCAACGAGCCGTCCCCGCTCCTCCTCACCTAGCAAGAAGGTACCGGGTCTCCCCAGGAAGGAGAGGAATCTCGCCTTGAAGAGCTGCCTCACACCTCTCTCCTCGAAGGGAGGAACGATGAACCTCTTCTGGAACTCCGTCAGGATGGAGAGCCATTCATCAGCTGGGGGGATGGCGAACAGCACGAGCCCTCCTCCCCTAACTACCTCTACCAGTCTCCCCAAGTCGTTGGCACGGAACTGCCTAGAGAAGTCGGCTATCAGGACGTCCCAAGTACCCCCCAAGATGTCGCCCGTCTGATCGAAATCTATGGAGGTGAGGTTCCCCTCATCCAGATCCACCCTCTCGGCGCCGATGCCCCTGTGGGTAGCTAGGAGTATTCTCCCCCCACTGCGCCTGGAGAGCCACTCCTTAGCTATCTCCGAGGCCCTCTCTAGGGAATCCTCTCCGGAGATCGTTATTAGTCTCCTCTCACTGCTGGTGATTGCTTCCTCCACTATACTAGCGGGATCGATCACCTGCTTACCTCCCGTATAGCTCCCTTCTCATAGCCTCTAGTAATTCGTTCCTCCTGCCCGAGGCCTCCGCCGCTGTCTTAAACATGTTGGATATCGATGGCACTCTCTCCCTGAACTCTAGCTCTCTGCAGAAGTGGTGGTCCAGCACCAGTAGCTCCAAGGATGGGAGGTCCAATATCCTCCTCAGGTTCTCCTCCGAAACTCTGAGGCTTTCCCTAGAGTACCTGAAGCCGAGCATGTAGGTCATCGGCCCATCGATCACGGCGATGTGGGGATCGGCCTCCTCTATGAACCTCACCTGCTCATCCAAGGAGGGACCCTCCACGTCAGAGGAGAAGAGGAACCTCTCGCCCCCGCTCTCCACGAGGACCTCTATAACATACCCCAACCTGGTGTTGGTGCCGTGGGGAACCGCCCTGGAGAACCGGATGGATGTGGATCCGAACCTGAACTCCTTCCCATCAGCGAACTCTATTCTGTTGGGGAGCCCCTCTATGCTCTTGAGGAAGAGAGGGGCTCTCCCCACCCGCTGACTCCTGTTGATGTTCTCTTTAGGATGTTTGATCAGCACATCCTTCTCCTCGTACACCTTCAGGGGGACCTTGTGACCCAGATCGAAGTGGTCGTAGTGGTAGTGGGTAACTATGATGACATCAGAATCCAACGCCTCTTCCTCGATGACCTTAGATAGCTCATACATCCTCTCCACTTCCCTGTCGTGAGGGGGTAGGCCGAACCTCCTAGGAGCGAGGGCCACGCTGGGGTCTATGAAGATCTTCACATCCTTGGTCTCCACGACCGTGGCCATGCTCCTGGCTCCCATGCTGTCGAACGCGATCAATCTAAAGCTCAGCAATCGCGTCCCCTCCCGATGAGCTCCCTGACCGTCATCCCCTTCCTGCTGAGGTATGATAAGAGGCCTTTACTTATCTCACTGAAGACCTCCAATCCCTTAGCCATCACAGCGGTACCCACTCCCACGGCCTTCGCACCCGCCAGCAACATCTCGACTGCATCCCTCCAAGTTTCAACCCCTCCGGTACCTATCACATCCCCCAAGTGAGATATCTCGTACACAGCTCGAACCGCGATGGGCCTTATCGCCGGCCCGCTCAGGCCCCCCACCCCGTTGGAGAGCACTGGGGACATGGCCTCCACATCTATGTACATGGCCTTCACGGTATTGATGGCGGTGAGCCCATTGGCCCCGGCATCGATGGCCGCCTTGGCGAGGGAAGCTATGTCCGGAACCATGGGAGTGAGCTTCACCAAGAGGGGAATCCTCACACTTCCCCTGACTTCACTCACCAGCTCCTCAATGAGCTCTGGAGAGGAACCTATTTCCAATCCGTGCTCCCTAACGTGAGGGCAGGAGGCGTTTATCTCTATCGCATCGGCCCCAGCATCTTGGAGCCTCCCAGCGACATGAGCTACCTCCTCGGGACTCCCCCCACCTGCGCTCGCGATGACGGGAATGGTCAGGTAGGACTTGGCCTCCCTCAGCTCCCTCTCGAACTCATCAACTCCGGGATTCGGAAGTCCCATAGCGTTAATCAACCCAAAAGGGAGCTCGACGACCACGGGATTATAGTAACCCTTTGTAGGCTCAGGCAGGATGGTCTTGGTCGTCACGGCACCAGCACCTGCCTCCTCCGCCCTCCTGAGCAGTGAAGCTGCATTTCCCAACACGCCGGATGCAAGGATCAGTGGATTCCTCAGCTTGAGGCCAGCCACCTCAGTCTCCAGCAGCCCGCTTACCTCCACCCTCATCCGACCTCTCCAGCCTGAAGAGGAGGGAGAACTTTTTAGTGGTGCGGTAGGTCCTCTTCCTGCCTTCCTTAATCTCTCTTATCAGGCCCAGCTGGATGAGCCTCCTCAAGTGATCTCTAGCATTCCTCCCCCTGACGCGCACCACCTCGCTCAGGCTCACCGGTTCGTTGGCGGCTATCAGAGCCAAGGTCCTCATTTCAGATTTGGAGAGCAGTCTCTGAGGGAAGAGATGAGCCATATGTTCCTCGTATTCCCTCTTGAGGACCATTATCCAACCTCCCTCCACTCTCTCCACCCAGAACGGATGATCCTCCAGTTCCTCGTTGATCTCCGCGATAGCCTTCTCAACAGCCGGTCCGGACAGGCCCGTCAGCCTCTTTATCTCGCCCTCCGTTATCACATCCCCTGATGCGAATAGAGCCGCCTCCAGTAACCTCTTCGCCCTCTCCCACGATTCAGGTCCTCTCATTTGACAGCACCACGTAGATCTCATCGAAGGGCCTCTCCTGAACGAGCTCCACTTCTCCTCCCTTCTCCATGAAGAGCAACGCTATGAGCGTTGGACCTAACTCCTCTGAGGAGTTAACAAGCTCCCTTAGGGGGACCACCCCCCTACCCCTTCTCCTCAGGTAGATTATCTTCTCCTTCAACTTTTTGATTTCACTAACTAAATCCCACCTCGTGATCAGGGAGAGGTTAAGGGAACTGGCCATTCTTCTTATCTTCTTCTCGACCCATCTGAAGGCGTCGAGTATTTCCCCCCTGATGGGATACCTCTTAGGAGTCCTCCAAGTTCTCTGCACTATCACTCCCCTCTCCAACCTTCTCGGTCTGTAAATTCTCGAGGCGCTCTCCTCGGGTGGCCTGAGGTACCCTATCACATCCTCCCTGAGCTCCCTAGCAAGGCGGAAGATCCTCCTGCCCGCCCTAGCTATGTCTCTCGTCTCTATAAACTCCTTCCAGACTTCTTCTGGCCTCATGAAGCAGCCTCCTTCGTTACAGCCACGATCTTCGACTCACCGTTCCTCATGGTCACCCCTATCAGATGATCGGCCTCCTCCAGCGTCTCCTTCTTCAGGGAGATCGCTATGACTTGAGCCCTTTTAGACAGTTCCTTGAGAGCCCTAGCGTACCTCTTACAGTTCACACCATCCAGCATAGCGTCAGCCTCATCGAACACGTAGAGGGAGGAAGGTCTGAGCTTTTGGGCTGCGAGAATGAATGCCAAAGCGCTGAGAGATTTCTCCCCTCCGGAAAGGGAATCTATGGTGACCGGCTTCTTGTTAGGGAGGCTTACCCTCATCTCAAGTCCCCTCTCCGTGAGCTTGAGCTCCCCACCACCTCCCTCGAAGAGCAGCTTTATCTGTTCATCGAAAGCCTCCGACAACCTCCGAAGCGTCTCTTCTATAATACCTTCCCTTTCTCTGTCAAGTCTCTCGATAAGCTCCTCTATTTCCCTTTTTCTCTCGGCGAACTCCCGGTACTTCGCCCTAATTTCATCGAAAGCCCTCTTTCGAATCTCGTACTCCTCTCGAGCCTTGGGATTCACAGGTCCCATGAGCCTCAGCCTAGTTTGTATGGAGGCGACTTCGGAGAACGGATCGGGGACAGAGAGAGGTTCCACTTGCGCTAATTTCATCAACTCGGATTCAATTACCTTCATTTTCTCCTTGAGCCTACCCTTCTCCTCGCTTATCTCCTCCAGCTTGGAGAGATGCATCTGTCTCCTGTTGAGAACTTCCTGATAGGCCCTCCTAAGCATGGACACCTCTTTTCTGAGGGCCTCAAGGGCCTCCAGATTGGGATCTTCCTTAGGTAGACCCTCTAGCTCCTCCCTCTTACTGGCAGCATCCTTTTTGAGGTTCTTCAACTCCTCTTCGATCCTCTCCACCTCCTCCCTCAGCTTGTTGATCCTCTCAATGTCCCTCTCCGGCTTCCCAGCTAGGAGGCTTCCCTCCCTCTCCACGATCTCTCCCCTCAGTGTCACGAATCTCGCCCTGCCAATGAGATCCCTGGTGATGGCATCCAAGTCCTCCACGAGGATCGCGCTGAAGACCAATTTGGCGACGGTCTCAAACTTCCCATCGTATCGGAGGTAGCGGTAAAGTGGACCCAAGGTGCCCTCTACCTCTAGTGGGTCTCTCACCCTGATGACGTCCAAAGGAATTATCCTGAATCGACCTTTGACGTTCCTCAAGGCCTTAGCTATCCTCTTGGCCCCCTCTAGATCTTTGACGACGATGTCTCCCAACCTACCTCCTCCAACAGCCAGGTAGGGGATTTCATAGCCCTCCATCGGAGTTATCAGCTGAGATACGACGCCGAGAAAGGAGGGATCATCCCTGATGACCTCCGGTACATCTCTCACCCTCGCTAGGGCGTTTAAGGCATCTCTCTGGGCCTCTAAAGCCCTCTCCAACGTCTCTATTTGGTGAGACAGGGCTCTCAATTCCGCCTCTATCTGCTTCCTCCTCCTGAGGGGAGAGTCCTTCACTAGATCCTCAATTCTTCTAAGTTCCCTCTCCCTCTCCTCGAGCTGGGTCCTCAGGGAATCTATATCGGAGAAATCCTCCTCCAAATGTGCTTTGTCCAGGGATTCCAGTTTCTCCTGGATCTCCTCGAGTTGGACCATCAGCAGGTACTTCTTCACTCTCCTTAACCTCTCCTCCAACTCGTTCCTCTCCTGAAGAGCCTTTACTTCCCTCTCAGCTCTCCTCAACTCCTTTTCCCTCTCCTTCATCAGCACCTCCATCTCTCTCAGGGACTGATTGACCTCTCTCAGCTCTTCCAAGGCCTTCCCCTTCTTCTCATCGTACTCAGCCACCCCGCTTATCTCCTCCAAGAGCTTGGCCCTCTCCTTGGGAGACATTTCCACTATGGAAGTGATGTCCCCCTGAGTCACGAACGTGTACCTGTCGACCACGAAACCCATATCCGCGAGCAGATCCATGACATCCGTGGCGCTTCTCCTCCTTCCGTTCACCCTGTAGACGCTCTCTCCATTGGGTCTGATCTCCCTGCTCAAGCTTATCTTCTCAGAGGAATTCCTTATGAATAGGCTGACCTGCGCCGCGTTAGACCCCTTCCTGACTAGGTTCTCTATCTTGGAAGCCCTAAGCCTCCTAGCCCTCCACCCCATAACGAAGGCTATGGCGTCCAGTATGTTACTTTTACCCGAGCCATTGGGGCCTGTGATGGCCACTAGACCAGTGGGTAAAGGTATCGTAGCCCTCCGAAACGACTTGAAGTTGACCATGTGAATGCCATCGACAGCTGCTTTCATTCACCAGCGTCTTAAATGCTAGGAATTTAACCTTTACGTGGGAATCAGTGCGTATGCGAGTGAGAAGGCGGACAGATAAGCAACTCCCGACTCGATGGAGGCGCCCAAGGGCTTGGCGGAGGTTAGCGCGGAGATCAGCCCGGTCAATAGAAGGGTCAGAGGTAGATCTGTGGGGATCCGCATCGGATACAGCAGGGGAGAGGTGACGACCCTCATTAGGACCACGTTAGACAGACCGGTGGCGGAGGAGATAACTAGGGACATCGCCTTCATAGACCTCATGCGAGCCCTCCAAGCCGATGTTATGCGCTTGAATTCCCTCAACATGGTGGAGGTCCTCCTCATCACCCTAGCTAAGGTCCTCCTATCGGACATCTCCCGCAGTACATTCGCCCAAGGAGGGAGCTCCACATCAATGAGATCAACATCCAATACGAGGGGTTCATAGAGACCTAGGTGCCTCAGGGCGTAAATCCTACCACCGCCCCTCTCTAGGGTCGATGCTATGTAGTCCGCCGCTGCCGGGTCGTCAGATAGCATTTCAAGGGAAAGCCCTGGGATCAATGGGTACACCAAGGCTAGGGGGATGAGGTGAAAGGGCCCTATCCTAATCCCTCCCAACGAGAGGGCTACCGCTATTCCCACTGAGAGGGCCATCCCCAAGGTCAGGGAGAGATACATCCACCTCTCTCGCGCTTGAGCATCTGCTTCCAAGAGATGGGAAATAAGAGTGAGTGAGGACTTGAGCGATTCATCCTTATCCCCACCCTCCTCAATCCCAGACAGTAGGGATCCAGCCTCATCAATCTTCCTAGCTAGTGCAATGCCGGCCCTCTCACCCTCCACAGCCACCTCCTCATAGGCCGAGATGGCCCTAAGTCCTAGGGCGGGAGAGGCGCTCCAACCCAAGACCAGCCTCTGCACCAAGTCAGCTCTCCTCAAGTAGTCCCTTAATCCTCCTATAAACCTCTTCATTGGTCTCGGCGCCCTCCAGCCTCTTCACATGCATTAACCACTCGGTCGATGGACTCCCGGGATCATCCCACCCCCCATCTACCCAGCGCCTCATCTCAACGACCCTCTTATCCTCCATCCTCACCGCCAAGGTCCCTTCAGGAAGGCTCACTCCCCAAGAGGACCATTTCTGGATAAGACCCCGATAATCCTTAGCGTGGGTGGTCGCCATCACCTTCAATCCACTGAAGGAGGTGAGATCTAGGGCCTCGGCATGCTCCCTTCCCAAAATTTCTCCCAGAAACACCAGGTCCGGATTCCTGTGGAGGAGGAACTTGATGAAATCCAGCTTGCTAGATGTTATCTCATATGGAGTGTGATGCATCCCGTACCTCGTGAAGTCCTCTATCTCCCTCACCTCCTCGACGCTCACTATCCTCCAGTGCCTAGGAAGGCTCGCGAGCAAGGCGTTGGATAGCGTAGTCTTACCGACCCCCGTCCTGCCGAAGATCAATACTGGATCGCCCCTGTCCAGAGAGTCCAGCATGAGGGCCGCCTCGTACCAGGTCAGGGATCCCAGAGAAATGAGACGAGGTAAGCTCAGCCGCGACATGGCGCTCAGATTCCTCACATCCACAGCCCCCATCGATGCTGGAGGGAAGTCCAAGGCCATCCTGAAGTGGTACTCGCCCAATGTCAGATCGACTTCGTTGAGAGGAGAGCTGAAGTCCACACCAGCGTTCACATCAGCCTCCACGAATGTCATCAGCCTGCTCACCTCTTCTTGGTCCATCAAGTAGTTCTCCACTACAATCCTACCCAGCTCTACATGGTCCAAGTACAGAGGGCCATTGAAGTGAGCGTATACCTCGGTGACATCTGGAGTCATGGCTATGGCCAGAAATGGCCAAAGCTTCGTGGATCTAACGGAAGACTCCAGTGCCAATTCCTCATCTTCCAAATTCAATTCCCTCAAGATCTCATTAGCCCTGTCCACTCTGTGCTGGAGGGACTTCCATATCAGATCTCCTTGGGATCTGTAGTCACGGGAGTAGATACCCTTCACCATCATGGAAAGGATTATGGAAGCCACTTGCCTACCGGTACGTGATGTTAGCGGATGAGCCATGGCCTTCCTGCCCCTAATCTCGAGCGATCCTCCAAGGAAGGGTATATCCCAAGATATGGGCTGTCCTACAACTTCAATGGGTCTGCATTTCCTCCTGAGTATCCTTTGGGGGAAACCCAGTTTCATGCCGAGAGATGCTTTTAGGGCGTGCTTGCCGCACCTAGCTATGAGGATAGAGGCCAGCTCCAGTGAACGCTCCTCTCCCACTCCCAATAGCATGGGAATACCTCCTCATAAGGAGAGCCGCTAGAACGAGTCCGATCGATATGGAGAGGGAGTAAATGTCGATATCGTGGTCAGTGAGCACACGCACCCTTAGGGGCTCTTGGGAGGGGTTGTAGAGGACCAGATACGTTCTATCGCTGATGCTGCCGCACGTGACCCTTATAGAGCCATCACTCTTGATCAATTCTCCTCTAACTTCATTGTAACTTTCTATCTCGTACAGTGTAATTTGCCCATCGGAGGATGCTGAAAGGTTCCATTCACCCATTTCCACCGGTATTAGGGATCCACCGTCAGAGAAGTCGTAACTCCTCCTCCATACGGCGTCATAATTACTCACTGCCAGCTCAAGCCTGCTTCCTCTTACTTCCAGCAATGGGAATGAAACCAGCTCGTTAACGGAGCTCCCTCTCGATATCTCCCTTAACCTCATATCCCTAAGGTCCATGCATAAGCTTCCATTGGCTTGAAGGATCATCGTGCCTTGGCACTTGACTATCTCATAGGTCCCATTCTCCAACACTAGGTCTCCCACTAAGTTCTCCCTAGGGATTAGACCGTAGACTAGGAGAAAGGCGCCCAAAATCAATAATAGGAGAGGAAGGAGTTTGGTGAATCTCAAGATATCCCCCTCCTGATTACCAGAATCTCAACTAGAGAAACGGCCATTATCGCGACCACCAGTTCTACATCCCGGGATCCTGAGCGCTCCCTCCTCAAAACATGATATGAAGGTCTGAAGAGTTCTACCTCGTCCCTGTCCGGCGATATCTCAACCTGAGAAGGTACATTCAAGATCTCTAAGGTCCAACTACCGGAGTTGCTCCCATCCACATCCTCCACTGTAGCCTTTATCGGGTGCTGATCAGCATCGACGTCCCTAGGAACCTCTGTCATGTTCTTTCTTCCTTCCAGCGCGTACTCCCTCCCGAAAGCTGTTAGGACACCCGTCAAGGAACCTCCATCATTCTCGGAAACAACCATCCTGAGCACATCCCCTCTGTAGACCTGCGTTGGTAGGGTGAAGCCCACGAGGGATGGCTCACCTAGCGCTCCCACCGTGGAGTCCTTCCTAGAAATGGCAGTGACGGATAACTCGCCCATATCATCGTCCAAATCGTTCAATCCATCCACCTCTAGGAGGATCTCATCCCTCTTGCTGATCTCCCTAGGGGTTATGGATGGAGACCAAGAGGGGGGTGTGTACACGACGTGAGAGCTCCCCATATTCTTGCTGTCAGTGTCAGCGGCTCCATTAATCCTGCAGGTCACTTTTATGGTGGGGCTAACCCGCTCCTTGGCTTCTGCGTGCATGTAAATCCTGATGCTCCAGCTCCTTGTACTCATAGAGATCATCTTGGAAAGAACATCTATGTTGTTTCCAGAGGCCTCCACGCCTGGTTGAGTGTTCTGAGGATCGCTCGTCGTTAAATCAAACCAGAATTTTACGATGATCTCACCCGGCCTGGCCGCTTGGGGGAGTCTGCTCAGGGAGATTCTGGTTATATCTATACTGCGATCATCCAACGCGAGCGCCCTTCTCCGGATAGAAGCAAGGAAGAGCACTATAAATATCAGGAGGAACGGAACCAAATTACACTGAAGCTTCATCACACTAGGAGGGACTATCTCGTAAAGGAAGGTAACAGGATCAATCGAAAGGGAAAAGTATCACCAAACTGCGAGCACTATCATACTAAGGGTCCCACTGACCCCCTTCATGCCCCTGATCCTCTCGATCGTCTGATTGAGGCTGACGGTGTCGGGACTAGCTATCTCCACAGCTATATCATACTCCCCGGTCACTTCACATGCCTTGACGACATCTCCTAGATCGGAGATGGTCTTAGCGATCTCAGGAATGTTGTGTCCAGGCCTCACTTTCACGAGAACTATTGCCTTCATTCCAGATTCGCCAATCTCGACCGTGAACCTCTTTATCACACCGCTCTTAATCAGCTTGCTGACTCTCTTCCTGATGGTCGCCTCGCTAACGTTCAATTTCTTCGCAATTTCAGTGTAGGGAGTTCTCGCATCCTTAATTAACATCTCTAAGATCTTCCGGTCCATCTCATCCAGCAACAGGCTCCCCGGGAATAGGGTCATGATAAGTAATTAATTTGTCTAGATTGATCGGCTCTTCGTGACTATAGGATACGATCATCGCACCTCACCACAGTTGCCAAGAGTTTGAGAAGCCTATAGGACATACCCCAGACAACATAACCGCAGCAGGAGATGGCCCTGACTAGGATATTCCTCCCGGGGATGAAAGCGAAACCTTCTCTCATATCCCTTAGATCCATCCAGAAGAGGCCCTCAACTTCCTCCCCCACCTTAGGGCTAACCTCGCCCACCCTAAAGACGAAGGGTACGACCCGCATCCTTCTGCTCAAAGGAGATATCACGGGCATCCTCGCCGTCAGGGACTTGGGATCCAGTGAGAGATCGACTTCTTCCCTCACCTCCCTAATGGCTGTATTCAGGCAGCTCTCATCCTTTGGCTCCACACTTCCTCCCGGAAAGCTGACATTCCATGAGAACGGATCCCTAGGATCGGGTTTCCTCCTAATCATCAGGACCTTGCAGCCTTTGAGGAGTATCCCCACCGCCGCATCGCATTCCATACAACTATCAATAGTTTAAATTCCGGAGAGTAATAAAGGGTTGAGA is a genomic window of Thermoproteota archaeon containing:
- a CDS encoding class I SAM-dependent methyltransferase, which codes for MLPIRWVARLSWVQRVFVERADLYIEVMNGTWSEGEQIAKSIARILRENGLDSGKVLDAFCGNGRVAIPLAMEGYEVVGVDISLPFIEDAKQKAERYRVSERTKFVVSDARMIDEVLKGEEFDAVIIVSTSLGYYDGTTDEEILRKLRSLVKDGAILIIANTLHRETPDWRYCNRIFQRYGSLVLMEERKFDPLWSRLTSKWIILRDDGEGNLTKELEVNTEMRVYTPTELAEILKRSGWGVDSIYGDIRRMEKFIPPCTHLSLVAKAIQTG
- a CDS encoding GNAT family N-acetyltransferase; this translates as MIDPASIVEEAITSSERRLITISGEDSLERASEIAKEWLSRRSGGRILLATHRGIGAERVDLDEGNLTSIDFDQTGDILGGTWDVLIADFSRQFRANDLGRLVEVVRGGGLVLFAIPPADEWLSILTEFQKRFIVPPFEERGVRQLFKARFLSFLGRPGTFLLGEEERGRLVGKVSQDRKPPETTGDPMMDLCATLDQQRVLSSLIRAVNERKRAFILTANRGRGKSAVIGIALAYILTKTKIKRAVVTSPNLEGIQTLFEFLMKGLDNLGVKYEPLIRNGHIIDVKFGGRNVFFLTPDSAAEVSVKLKVVDEAAAIPISTLFRVLHTSRFAVFSSTVHGYEGAGRGFTLRFLKRVRNSNLPYAEERMEEPIRYPPGDPVETWLYDFLLLNAEPGDPPSGSPEEAIYEGLDLSKVSEDFLRKFYGIYVLAHYRNRPNDLATLLDAPHHFARVLKLGGEPVVSLHIAEEGGLPNSVLEEMVRGQRDIPGHMIPSRVVLHYDFKSFGRLRGWRVVRIATHPDLQGMGFGTRALEEVESEAEIKGIDWVGAGFGATDDLLRFWMRNGYMPIHISPRRNPVTGEYSVLVVKPLSGKAKNLLGEVVKEFKRRLLNSLHDVYFPLNPLVARHLLKIPIRSGKLKLSHPQRSRLLGFVKGTYIYELASDAIYEVAKYYFWLGKECLTPLEDSVLIAKVLQGKGWEMVKSRFGLKVDPYELFRELVRNLLTCLNGLSDQT
- a CDS encoding MBL fold metallo-hydrolase; its protein translation is MLSFRLIAFDSMGARSMATVVETKDVKIFIDPSVALAPRRFGLPPHDREVERMYELSKVIEEEALDSDVIIVTHYHYDHFDLGHKVPLKVYEEKDVLIKHPKENINRSQRVGRAPLFLKSIEGLPNRIEFADGKEFRFGSTSIRFSRAVPHGTNTRLGYVIEVLVESGGERFLFSSDVEGPSLDEQVRFIEEADPHIAVIDGPMTYMLGFRYSRESLRVSEENLRRILDLPSLELLVLDHHFCRELEFRERVPSISNMFKTAAEASGRRNELLEAMRRELYGR
- a CDS encoding dihydroorotate dehydrogenase, which translates into the protein MRVEVSGLLETEVAGLKLRNPLILASGVLGNAASLLRRAEEAGAGAVTTKTILPEPTKGYYNPVVVELPFGLINAMGLPNPGVDEFERELREAKSYLTIPVIASAGGGSPEEVAHVAGRLQDAGADAIEINASCPHVREHGLEIGSSPELIEELVSEVRGSVRIPLLVKLTPMVPDIASLAKAAIDAGANGLTAINTVKAMYIDVEAMSPVLSNGVGGLSGPAIRPIAVRAVYEISHLGDVIGTGGVETWRDAVEMLLAGAKAVGVGTAVMAKGLEVFSEISKGLLSYLSRKGMTVRELIGRGRDC
- a CDS encoding SMC-Scp complex subunit ScpB, with translation MRGPESWERAKRLLEAALFASGDVITEGEIKRLTGLSGPAVEKAIAEINEELEDHPFWVERVEGGWIMVLKREYEEHMAHLFPQRLLSKSEMRTLALIAANEPVSLSEVVRVRGRNARDHLRRLIQLGLIREIKEGRKRTYRTTKKFSLLFRLERSDEGGGKRAAGD
- a CDS encoding chromosome segregation SMC family protein, which translates into the protein MKAAVDGIHMVNFKSFRRATIPLPTGLVAITGPNGSGKSNILDAIAFVMGWRARRLRASKIENLVRKGSNAAQVSLFIRNSSEKISLSREIRPNGESVYRVNGRRRSATDVMDLLADMGFVVDRYTFVTQGDITSIVEMSPKERAKLLEEISGVAEYDEKKGKALEELREVNQSLREMEVLMKEREKELRRAEREVKALQERNELEERLRRVKKYLLMVQLEEIQEKLESLDKAHLEEDFSDIDSLRTQLEERERELRRIEDLVKDSPLRRRKQIEAELRALSHQIETLERALEAQRDALNALARVRDVPEVIRDDPSFLGVVSQLITPMEGYEIPYLAVGGGRLGDIVVKDLEGAKRIAKALRNVKGRFRIIPLDVIRVRDPLEVEGTLGPLYRYLRYDGKFETVAKLVFSAILVEDLDAITRDLIGRARFVTLRGEIVEREGSLLAGKPERDIERINKLREEVERIEEELKNLKKDAASKREELEGLPKEDPNLEALEALRKEVSMLRRAYQEVLNRRQMHLSKLEEISEEKGRLKEKMKVIESELMKLAQVEPLSVPDPFSEVASIQTRLRLMGPVNPKAREEYEIRKRAFDEIRAKYREFAERKREIEELIERLDREREGIIEETLRRLSEAFDEQIKLLFEGGGGELKLTERGLEMRVSLPNKKPVTIDSLSGGEKSLSALAFILAAQKLRPSSLYVFDEADAMLDGVNCKRYARALKELSKRAQVIAISLKKETLEEADHLIGVTMRNGESKIVAVTKEAAS